A window of Microbacterium sp. Root61 genomic DNA:
AGCACATCCGCGACACGATGCCCGCGGGCACAGTGTCGGGCCACTCGGCCGCCATGATCGCCACGCGGGCGAGGTCCGTAGCCTGCTCGGCAGCGGGGGTGTTGACCCCGATGACCACGTCGTCGACGCGCTCCGCGGGAAGCCCCCGCGTGCCGAGCTCACGAAGGAGCTGTGCCAGCAGTTCGTACGACGGCACTCCGGCGAGTGTTCCCCCGCCGCGTTTGACCCGTCCCCGCGGCGTGCGGACGGTGTCGTAGATGAATGCCTCACTCACTGATTCACAGCTCCTTGTTCATGCGTCGTGCGTCGTGCGGGTCGTGCGGTGTCGGATGCCGCGGCTCAGGCGACGGGCGCGGTCAGCGACTCGCGCAGGTCGCGCTTGAGCACCTTGCCCACGGGGTTGCGCGGCAGCACGTCGCGCACCTCGAGGCGCTCCGGCAGCTTGAACGAGGCGAGCTGGTGGCCGCGGAGCAGCTCCACGATCGACTCCAGCGTGGGCGCGGTGTCCGGACGCGGCACCACGATCACCGCGATCCGCTCGCCGAGCGCGTCGTCGGGGTAGCCGACGACGGCGACGTCCATCACGTCCGGGTGATCGGAGATGTGCGCCTCGAGCTCGGCCGGAGCCACGTTCATCCCGCCGCGGATGATGATGTCCTTCGCGCGGTCGACGTAGCGCAGGAACTGCCCCGTCTGGCCGGCGATCTCGAACATGTCGCCGGTCTTGAGGTAGCCCTCCTCGTCGAACGGGGTGTTGAGGTTGGCCATGTCCGCGTAGCCGGGGAACACGTGCGGTCCCGCGATGTGCAGCTCGCCCGCCCGGCCGTGCTCGGTGATGACCTCGCCGGTCTCGAGGTCGACCAGCTTGACCTTGATCCAGTCGCCCACGCGCGAGGACCAGTGCGCGCCCTCGGCGCCGTAGCGCGGGAAGAACAGGGCGCGCTCGTCCGGGTCGGGGAAGTCCTCGGAGCTGGAGAGCAGTGCGACGCCCTCGTTCGAGCCGAAGAAGTTGATCACGCTGAGGCCGAACCGCTCCTGCCAGCCGCGCACCATCGCGGGCTGCAGCGGCGCGGACCCGGAGCCGATCCGGGTGAGGCTGCTCAGGTCGATCCGGCTGAGCAGCTCTTCGTTGTTCAGCAGCATCCACAGCATCGCCGGGGGAGCGAGCGTGTACGTGACGCGCTCCACGGCGATCTGGCGGAAGAAGGTCGGTGCGTCGAACGGGTGGTGCTGCACGAGGGCCGCACCCGAGCGCAGCCACGGGAGCATCATGCCGCAGATGCCGGCCATGTTGATCATCGGGAACGGGTTCAGCAGCACGTCCTCGGCGATGACGCGCGGGGCATCCAGCGTCGCCCAGCTGAATGCGAGCCAGTCGTAGTGGGCGCGCATGACGCCCTTCGGCAGGCCTTCGGTGCCCGAGGTCCAGCAGATGGTGACGCAGTCGTTCGGGTCGTTCGGGTGCGCGGCGCGGTAGGCCTCGACGGCGGCCGCATCCGCTGCGGTGGCCGCAGCCGGCGTCAGGTCGATGACGTCCTCGCCGAGCGGCTGGTCGCCCGTGTCGAAGCAGAAGACGGTGCGCACGGTGGTGCCGCGCGTGAGGCGCGCGATGTCTTCGGCGGGTGCGCGATCGGCGAAGCGGCGCGCGGCCACGACGACGTCGAAGGCCGCCCCGCGGCTCATCTGGCCGATCTCGTTCTCGCGGTACTGCATCGCCAGCGGCGAGACCGCGGCGCCGATCGTCCAGGCCGCAAGGTACAGCTCGGCGAGTTCGATCGAGTTCAGCAGCTGGGCGCCGATGAGGTCGCCGCGTCCGACGCCGTGCTCAAGCAGACGTGCGGCCAGCGCCGTCACCTCGCTGCCCAACTCGCCCCAGGTGAGGCGGCGGGGCTCGTTGCCGTCGAGATCGACGCGGTTGGCGGGGTCGACGATCGCGAGCTTGTCGGCGCGCTCGGCGACCTGCCCGCGGAAGATCCCGTCGATGGTCTCGGCGGTCCACCATCCCTTGTCGGTGTACTCGCTGACCCGCGCATCCGGGTGCAGACGGTCTCGACGTTCAATCACGGTGGCCTCCTTGCCGTTTGAGATCCCGCGACGTCGACGTCGACGTCGACGTCGGAGTGTGGGGGATGTGGGAGCGACCATACTGCACTTAGCAGAGTGACTTCAAGCAGAGATGCTCGATAAGCTCGGAAAATGAACGTCGAGGCCACCGAGCAGGCGGATTCCGCGCAAGCGGACCCGCGCGATCGGGCGACGATCCTGCACGGTGACGGCCCCAACGCGCTGGCCCGGGCGATCGGGTTGCTCGGCGACGAATGGACGCTGCTCCTGGTGCGCGCCGCGCTCGACGGGGCGACCCGGTACTCGCAGTTCCAGGCGGTGCTGCCGATCTCGCACGCCGTGCTCTCGCAACGGCTCGAGACGCTCGTCTCCGAGGGATTGATGGACCGCCGGCAGTACCAGGAGCATCCGCCCCGCTCCGAGTACCGGCTCGCCCCGCGCGGCTGGTCGCTCTGGCCCGTGCTGATCGCGATCTGGAGCTGGGAGCGCCGGATGGCTTCCACGGATCCCATCCGCACCCCGCCCATGCGCCACCGCGTCTGCGGCCAGGAGATGACACCGTCGTACCGCTGCCGTCACTGCGGCCAGCCCGTGGATGCGCGGCACCTGCACGTGGTGTGGGGGCCGAGCGGCGGCTGGCAGCGGACCGTGCCCGGAGCCACGACCCGCCGACGTTCTGCCACGAGCGGTGCGAAGGTGTTCTATCCCAGCACGATGGCGGTGCTCGGCAACCGCTGGTCGGCGGCGATCGTCGGCGCGGCCTTCCGCGGCATCCGCCGGTTCAGTGACTACCAGGACGTCCTCGGCTGCCCGCCGAGCGTTCTCGCCGAGCGGCTGACCTCGCTGTGCGAGCACGATGTCCTGGAGCCGGTGGCCAGCAGCGATCGTGCCGACTGGTCGGAGTACCGTCTGACGCGCAAGGGGCGAGCACTGTTCCCCGTGATCGACATGGTCGTGGATTGGGCGCAGCGCTGGTACGTGTCCGACGAGGGGCCGGTACTCGAACGCATGCACCTTGTCTGCGGAGCGCCGTTCCGCGGTGAGCTCGTCTGCGATCAGTGCGGAGTGGGCCTGCACGGCCCCGACATCGAAGTCGGCGAACCGGACTGACTCAGAGCACTTCGGGCAGGTCGCTCTCGACCGGCTCCGGACGGATCAGGTCGGCGACCGAGTCGAGCACCTCGTCGGGGCGGAAAGGGTACCGCTCGATCTCGGCGAGGTCGCTGATGCCGGTCATCACGAGCACCGTGTGCAGCCCCGCCTCGATGCCGGCCACGATGTCGGTGTCCATGCGGTCGCCGATCATGCCGGTCGTCTCGGAGTGCGCGCCGATCCGGTTCAGGGCCGAGCGGAACATCATCGGGTTCGGCTTGCCGACCACATAGGGCTCCATGCCGGTGGCCTTGGTGATGAGCGCCGAGATGGCACCGGTCGCCGGCAGCACGCCATCCGTCGAGGGCCCGGTCGCGTCGGGATTGGTGGCGATGAAGCGGGAACCGGCGCCGATGAAGCGGATGGCCTTGGTGATCGCCTCGAACGAGTAGTTGCGGGTCTCGCCGACCACGACGTAGTCGGGCTCGGTCTCGGTCATGATGAACCCGGCCTCGTGCAGGGCAGTGGTCAGCCCGGCCTCGCCGATGACGAAGGCGGACCCACCGGGAGCCTGGCCCCGCAGGAAGTCGGCGGTCGCCAGTGCCGAGGTCCAGATGGCCGCCTCGGGCACGATGAGGCCCGACTGGCGCAGCCGTGCGCTGAGATCCCGCGGCGTGAAGATGGAGTTGTTCGTCAGCACGAGGAACGGCGTGCCGTCCTCCCGCCACTGCTCCAGCAGCTCGGCCGCCCCCGGTACGGGGGTGTTCTCGTGCACCAGAACGCCGTCCATATCGGTGAGCCAACATTCGATCTCTGCACGGGTACGCATGCGGCAAGCCTAGGCCCCGCACCCTGCCCGGCGTGGGGGCCGCGGGGCCCGGGGGGCGGGGGTAGGCTCGCGAGCGTGACCCCTGATCCAGCGCCGGTATGGGACCCGACGAATCCGCCGGATCTCACCGGCCGCAAGTACCTCGTCACGGGCGCCACGCGGGGTCTGGGCTACTTCGCGGTGGAGCAGCTCACGGGTGCCGGCGCTCACGTCATCATGACCGGCCGCAACCCGAATCGGCTGGCTGGCGCTCGCGCCGCGGTGCTGCGACGGGTGCCGGATGCCTCGCTCGAAACGCTGCTGCTCGATACCAGCAACCTCGGCTCGGTGCGTGCGGCCGCGGCGACCGTGAAAGCACGCGGACGCCTGAACGGACTGCTGCTGAACGCCGGCATCGTGCATCCGCCGCGTACGCGCGAGACCACCATGGACGGCAATGAGATCGTGTTCGCGACCAACGTGCTGGGCCACTACGCGCTGGCCGGCGCCCTCCTGCCCGCGCTGGCCGCGGCGGCTGGGCGCATGGTGTGGGTCGGGAGCATGTCCACCGCGCTGACCCCGTACGACCCGGTCGACCCGCAGCTGGTCGAGGGTTACACGCCCTGGCGGGCGTACGTGCAGTCGAAGGTTGCCACCGCCGCACTGGGACTGGAGGCCGATCGGCGGCTGCGCGCGCATTTCGTCCCGGTGCAGAGCGTTGTCGCGCATCCGGGGTACTCCGCCAGCGGGCGCACGCGCGGCATCGTGGGGGTGAACGAGCCGAGCCGCATGACGCGGTTCGCCGACAACCTGCAGGCCGCGTTCGCACAGTCCAAGGAGCGCGGCGCCTGGACGCTGGTGCGTGCGTTGACGGACCGCCAGGTCGAGAGCGGCCAGTTCTGGGGCCCGCGGTACGTCTCGCACGGAGCACCCGTACTCGCGAAGCCTTCGAAGATCACGCGCAACACCGAGATCGCGGAGCGGCTGTGGACCGTGTGCGAGAACGCCGCGCGGATGCGCTGGCCGTTCGAGGCGGTGTCCGCCGTCCCGAAGTCGTCCCGAGCCTGAGCGGGGCGTCGTCGCGGGCCTGCGCGGGCGGCCTACGTCGATGCCGCCAGGGTGAGGATCTCCGGCCCGTCGTCGGTGATGGCGATCGTGTGCTCACTGTGCGCGGTCCGGCATCCGGTCGCGCTGCGGAGCGTCCATCCGTCGGGGTCGGTGCGCAGCGAGGCCGTATCCGCCATCACCCACGGTTCGAGCGCGAGCAGCAGCCCCGGGCGCAGGATGTAGCCGCGACCCGGACGGCCGGTGTTCGCGACG
This region includes:
- a CDS encoding class I adenylate-forming enzyme family protein gives rise to the protein MIERRDRLHPDARVSEYTDKGWWTAETIDGIFRGQVAERADKLAIVDPANRVDLDGNEPRRLTWGELGSEVTALAARLLEHGVGRGDLIGAQLLNSIELAELYLAAWTIGAAVSPLAMQYRENEIGQMSRGAAFDVVVAARRFADRAPAEDIARLTRGTTVRTVFCFDTGDQPLGEDVIDLTPAAATAADAAAVEAYRAAHPNDPNDCVTICWTSGTEGLPKGVMRAHYDWLAFSWATLDAPRVIAEDVLLNPFPMINMAGICGMMLPWLRSGAALVQHHPFDAPTFFRQIAVERVTYTLAPPAMLWMLLNNEELLSRIDLSSLTRIGSGSAPLQPAMVRGWQERFGLSVINFFGSNEGVALLSSSEDFPDPDERALFFPRYGAEGAHWSSRVGDWIKVKLVDLETGEVITEHGRAGELHIAGPHVFPGYADMANLNTPFDEEGYLKTGDMFEIAGQTGQFLRYVDRAKDIIIRGGMNVAPAELEAHISDHPDVMDVAVVGYPDDALGERIAVIVVPRPDTAPTLESIVELLRGHQLASFKLPERLEVRDVLPRNPVGKVLKRDLRESLTAPVA
- a CDS encoding winged helix-turn-helix transcriptional regulator, coding for MNVEATEQADSAQADPRDRATILHGDGPNALARAIGLLGDEWTLLLVRAALDGATRYSQFQAVLPISHAVLSQRLETLVSEGLMDRRQYQEHPPRSEYRLAPRGWSLWPVLIAIWSWERRMASTDPIRTPPMRHRVCGQEMTPSYRCRHCGQPVDARHLHVVWGPSGGWQRTVPGATTRRRSATSGAKVFYPSTMAVLGNRWSAAIVGAAFRGIRRFSDYQDVLGCPPSVLAERLTSLCEHDVLEPVASSDRADWSEYRLTRKGRALFPVIDMVVDWAQRWYVSDEGPVLERMHLVCGAPFRGELVCDQCGVGLHGPDIEVGEPD
- a CDS encoding HAD-IIA family hydrolase translates to MRTRAEIECWLTDMDGVLVHENTPVPGAAELLEQWREDGTPFLVLTNNSIFTPRDLSARLRQSGLIVPEAAIWTSALATADFLRGQAPGGSAFVIGEAGLTTALHEAGFIMTETEPDYVVVGETRNYSFEAITKAIRFIGAGSRFIATNPDATGPSTDGVLPATGAISALITKATGMEPYVVGKPNPMMFRSALNRIGAHSETTGMIGDRMDTDIVAGIEAGLHTVLVMTGISDLAEIERYPFRPDEVLDSVADLIRPEPVESDLPEVL
- a CDS encoding SDR family NAD(P)-dependent oxidoreductase; this translates as MTPDPAPVWDPTNPPDLTGRKYLVTGATRGLGYFAVEQLTGAGAHVIMTGRNPNRLAGARAAVLRRVPDASLETLLLDTSNLGSVRAAAATVKARGRLNGLLLNAGIVHPPRTRETTMDGNEIVFATNVLGHYALAGALLPALAAAAGRMVWVGSMSTALTPYDPVDPQLVEGYTPWRAYVQSKVATAALGLEADRRLRAHFVPVQSVVAHPGYSASGRTRGIVGVNEPSRMTRFADNLQAAFAQSKERGAWTLVRALTDRQVESGQFWGPRYVSHGAPVLAKPSKITRNTEIAERLWTVCENAARMRWPFEAVSAVPKSSRA